One Kushneria konosiri genomic window, TCTGCTCGGCACAGGGCGGGCGATGTGCCAGCATTTCGTTGATCGAGTCGCGAAAGGCCTCGTTGGACAGCAGCGCCTCCTGAGGATGGTGCCGCTCGTAGTGGACTCGCAGACGATCGGCTTCAAGCACTTCGCGCGTCATGGCCAGCGGTCTTTCATCATCCGGCTGTTCGTTCATGCAGCGCCCTCGCTTGTGACAGTCATCTCCAAGACTAACGTGAACGGCCTCTGAAAACGAAAGCATCGATTGTGATAACGCAGGCGCCCTGCCATGCCGAGCGCAGGGCAGGAACCGCCGGCCAGCAGTCAGTGGCCGCCTTCCAGCGTCCTGCGCGCCGTGCCGCGACGCAGGATGGCATGCAGGATGACCGCCCCAAAGGTGGCGGTGCCAATGCCGTCAAGCGTGAACTGGCCAAGACTCAGAGAGAAGTTGCCGGCACCCAGTACCAGTGTCACCGCTACTACGATCAGGTTGGCGTTATCTCCCAGATCCACGTTGTTTTCGATCCAGATGCGCGCACCAGCCACCGCAATCAGGCCAAAAACGACGATCGAGGTGCCGGCCAGCACCGGCCCGGGGATGGTATGGATCACCGCCCCAAAGCGGGGCGAAAACCCCAGCAGGATCGCAAAGCCGGCGGCTGCCACGAAAATCAGCGTTGAGTAGACCCGGGTGACCGCCATAACGCCGATATTTTCGGCATAGGTCGTGACACCGGTACCGCCGGTCGACCCGGACAGCATGGTGGCCAGGCCATCGCCCAGAAAGGCGCGCCCGATATATGGGTCCAGGTTGCGCTGGGTCATCGCCCCGACCGCCTTGATGTGGCCCAGATTTTCGGCGACCAGAATCACCGCCACCGGCGCGATCAATACCATCGCATGGGCGCTGAACTCAGGGGTCGTAAAGGTCGGCAGACCAAACCAGGCCGCCTGCGAGATGACAGAAAAGTCGATTGGCGTGCCCCAGCCCAGACCGTTGGTGACCACGGCATAGATGATATAGGCCGCCACCAGCCCAACCAGGATCAACAGTCGCTGCAGCATGCCGCGGGTGAATACCGCTGCCAGCCCGACGCAGAGGATGGTTACCAGCGCCATGATGCTGTCAAAGGAGGAATCGGCCACACTCGATACCGCCACCGGGGCCAGATTGAGTCCAATGGTCATGACGATCGCCCCGGTGACTACCGGTGGCAACAGCACCTCGATCCAGCGAGTCCCCAGCGCCATGACCACAAGACCCACCACGGCATAGATCGCGCCGCAGGCAATGATGCCGCCCAGCGCCAGAGCGATATTGGGGTTGGCGCCACTACCGGCGTACCCGGTCGCTGCAATCACCACGCCGATAAAGGCAAAGCTCGAGCCCAGATAGCTCGGCACACGCCCGCCCACGATCACAAAAAACAGCAGCGTGCCGATACCGGACATCAAAATGGCCAGATTGGCATCAAAGCCCATCAATAAAGGCGCCAGCACCGTCGAGCCGAACATGGCCACCGCATGCTGAACGCCCATGACCAGTGTCTGCCCGGCGCTCAGGCGCTCATCGGGCGCGACCAGTCCGCCCCTGCCGGCGTCGGCCAGTTGCCAGCGTGGAAACCAGGATTGTGCCATGTCTTGTCTACTCCAGCCTTGTCATTGGATGCCCTTTGGCGCGCATTCTATCGTCCCGGGCGATCGGATGCTCATCCATGGTGGGTCATCCTCTCCCTCTGGCATGACATACCGGCAGGAATATTTCCGGACCGGAGGTCATGACCGACAGGTTTTTGCAGGCAATCACGGCGAAGTAACCACTGCAGAAGACTCGAGCGCCCTTTAAATAACGGTATATAAAAGAGTCGTGATTGTCCTGCTGCGAAAGCCTCCGATGACAACCTCTGATATCGTAGGTCGTCCAAAG contains:
- a CDS encoding solute carrier family 23 protein — encoded protein: MAQSWFPRWQLADAGRGGLVAPDERLSAGQTLVMGVQHAVAMFGSTVLAPLLMGFDANLAILMSGIGTLLFFVIVGGRVPSYLGSSFAFIGVVIAATGYAGSGANPNIALALGGIIACGAIYAVVGLVVMALGTRWIEVLLPPVVTGAIVMTIGLNLAPVAVSSVADSSFDSIMALVTILCVGLAAVFTRGMLQRLLILVGLVAAYIIYAVVTNGLGWGTPIDFSVISQAAWFGLPTFTTPEFSAHAMVLIAPVAVILVAENLGHIKAVGAMTQRNLDPYIGRAFLGDGLATMLSGSTGGTGVTTYAENIGVMAVTRVYSTLIFVAAAGFAILLGFSPRFGAVIHTIPGPVLAGTSIVVFGLIAVAGARIWIENNVDLGDNANLIVVAVTLVLGAGNFSLSLGQFTLDGIGTATFGAVILHAILRRGTARRTLEGGH